One genomic window of Canis aureus isolate CA01 chromosome 15, VMU_Caureus_v.1.0, whole genome shotgun sequence includes the following:
- the LOC144285143 gene encoding uncharacterized protein LOC144285143, translating into MRQEGPRGAGAAAGQGHQIVLTKLTRRELLEYKVRQLLLALQRRDVIYIFSFLEDYRTFATTEEVLDLLFTEYGCIADAWGNNDVVLQCWKLAMSFMMEIWLNYYGDDFHQFPEFPSLIKLLELLRQHMPGTDAHLRALRHLRQFRRLHAAEREAGASARGKHPEPTLECTPAPTVGPAAPWGLAAGAEGLACDEPPAGEAKPLQIVVTAALQEPPAPLGTLEEEQAPPPALEVVDVPQPPPNSMEQLASGMEQPVEPPEEPAPAPTVEPGEGSGSEGIVAAGDEDLVKAEMLAPEMKVVHVLVEPMVPGPDEEEPPAPMATPEE; encoded by the exons ATGCGGCAGGAAGgaccccgg ggtgcaggggccgcggccgggcAGGGGCATCAGATCGTCCTGACCAAGCTCACCCGGAGGGAGCTGCTGGAGTacaaagtccgacaactgctgctcgccttgcagcgcaGGGACGTCATCTACATCTTCAGCTTTTTAGAGGATTATCGTACATTTGCCACCACGGaggaggtgctggacctgctgttcaccga GTATGGGTGCATCGCAGATGCGTGGGGTAACAACGATGTGGTCCTGCAgtgctggaaact ggccatgtCCTTCATGATGGAAATATGGCTGAATTATTATGGGGACGACTTTCATCAgttcccagaatttccctcccttataaaactcctggaattgttaagacagcacatgccaggcacagatgcGCATCTCCGGGCCCTGCGTCACCTGAGGCAATTCAGACGCCTCCATGCAGCAGAgcgagaggctgggg CTTCGGCCCGAGGAAAACACCCTGAACCCACTCTGGAGTGCACCCCAGCTCCGAccgtggggcctgctgccccgtggggcctggctgctggggctgagggcttggcctgCGATGAGCCGCCTGCTGGGGAGGCaaagcccctgcagatagtggtcactgctgccctgcaggagccccctgcacccctgggaaCCCTGGAAGAGGAGCAAGCACCACCCCCTGCTCTCGAGGTCGTGGATGTGCCCCAGCCACCTCCTAACTCGATGGAGCAACTGGCCTCGGGGATGGAGCAACCTGTTGAACCACCCGaggagcccgccccagctccaaCTGTGGAGCCTGGGGAAGGTTCCGGGTCTGAAGGGATAGTGGCTGCTGGAGATGAGGACTTGGTCAAGGCAGAGATGCTGGCTCCTGAGATGAAGGTGGTGCACGTGCTGGTCGAACCTATGGTTCCCGGCCCCGATGAGGAGGAGCCACCTGCTCCCATGGCCACCCCGGAAGAGTAG